The proteins below are encoded in one region of Campylobacter rectus:
- a CDS encoding ATP-dependent helicase — protein sequence MPDLLDQLNENQRVAASHIDGAMLILAGAGSGKTKTITTRLAYLISEVGIAPSNTLTLTFTNKAANEMRTRALKMLGDAGKNFTPLLCTFHKFGLLFLKFYIDRLGRKNNFVIIDTDDKKRILKGFESNIATPVLASEISNFKNSLLSVEDAAHHAAIEIDEHKFKDGYYARLANIYKLYEEYLAANNLVDFDDLLCLSYKILDEDEALAREISQRYAYIMVDEYQDTNDLQYKLLKKLCLTHENIAVVGDDDQSIYGWRGAKIENILNFKDRFKDVKVIRLEQNYRSTSQILRAANELIDHNRNRLGKELKSTKEGGEDVALIESDDETMESLKVAKRIKKLLGSGVAASEIAILYRINALSRSLEDGLNKEKIPYKMVGGVKFYERAEVKDVISYLRLVANENDDFSLKRVINRPKRGLGKISLAKIEKIAFENKFSLFEAICALDESDKELSKKIVSALDEFAANLKELKECGSAYELIDKLEAKFGIKKYYESLPDGSERVANIDEFYAMIKDQIKQDPSFSIEEFLNEIALQSEQDNIGGEAISIMSIHASKGLEFEHLFVIGLEEGFFPLLGDGSDIEEERRLAYVAITRAKKTLGLSYANSRFYKGQRTRLEKSRFLSEAGVCSGSLIIQTQTQTVGEYKKGDLVKHKIFGIGRVTAVTKIKKDLKLTINFGGISRDIMSGFVEKAV from the coding sequence GGCCTCTCACATCGACGGGGCGATGCTTATTTTAGCAGGTGCCGGCAGCGGAAAAACAAAGACGATAACGACGCGCCTAGCCTACCTCATAAGCGAGGTAGGTATCGCGCCGTCAAATACGCTAACGCTGACCTTCACCAACAAAGCCGCAAACGAAATGCGCACCCGCGCACTAAAAATGCTAGGAGACGCAGGCAAAAACTTCACTCCGCTACTTTGCACTTTTCACAAATTCGGACTTTTATTTTTAAAATTTTACATCGACCGCTTGGGACGCAAAAATAACTTCGTCATCATCGACACCGATGATAAAAAGCGCATTTTAAAAGGTTTTGAGAGCAATATCGCTACGCCCGTTTTGGCGAGCGAGATCTCAAATTTTAAAAACTCTCTTTTAAGCGTAGAAGACGCCGCGCATCACGCCGCTATCGAGATCGACGAGCATAAATTTAAAGATGGCTACTACGCAAGGCTAGCCAATATTTACAAGCTCTACGAGGAGTATCTGGCGGCGAACAATCTCGTGGATTTTGACGATCTGCTCTGCCTTAGCTATAAAATTTTAGACGAGGACGAGGCCTTAGCGCGCGAAATTTCACAGCGCTACGCCTACATCATGGTAGATGAGTATCAAGACACCAACGACCTTCAGTATAAACTACTAAAAAAACTCTGCCTAACGCACGAAAATATCGCGGTCGTGGGCGATGACGATCAGAGTATATACGGCTGGCGCGGCGCGAAAATCGAAAATATATTAAATTTCAAAGATCGATTTAAAGACGTAAAAGTCATCCGCCTGGAGCAAAACTACCGCTCGACGAGCCAAATTTTACGCGCGGCAAACGAGCTCATCGACCACAACCGAAACCGCCTGGGCAAAGAGCTAAAAAGCACTAAAGAAGGCGGCGAGGACGTCGCGCTAATAGAATCAGACGACGAAACGATGGAAAGTCTAAAAGTCGCCAAGCGCATAAAAAAGCTGCTGGGCAGCGGCGTAGCGGCCAGCGAGATCGCTATCCTCTACCGCATAAACGCCCTCTCTCGCTCGCTGGAAGACGGCTTAAACAAAGAAAAAATCCCCTACAAAATGGTCGGCGGCGTTAAATTTTACGAACGCGCCGAGGTCAAGGACGTCATCAGCTACCTGAGGCTTGTCGCAAACGAAAACGACGACTTCTCGCTAAAGCGCGTCATCAACCGCCCAAAACGCGGCCTAGGCAAGATAAGTCTCGCAAAGATCGAAAAAATCGCCTTTGAAAACAAATTTTCGCTATTTGAGGCTATCTGCGCTTTGGACGAAAGCGACAAAGAACTAAGCAAAAAAATCGTCTCGGCGCTAGACGAATTCGCCGCAAATTTAAAAGAGCTAAAAGAGTGCGGCTCGGCTTATGAACTGATCGATAAGCTAGAGGCCAAATTCGGCATCAAAAAATACTACGAGAGTTTGCCCGACGGCTCCGAGCGCGTAGCGAACATCGATGAGTTTTACGCGATGATAAAAGATCAAATCAAGCAAGATCCAAGCTTTTCCATCGAGGAGTTTTTAAACGAGATCGCACTACAAAGCGAGCAGGATAACATCGGCGGCGAGGCGATCTCGATTATGAGCATCCACGCTAGCAAGGGGCTTGAGTTCGAGCATCTTTTCGTAATCGGGCTCGAGGAAGGGTTCTTCCCGCTGCTAGGCGACGGCAGCGACATCGAGGAGGAGCGGCGCCTGGCCTACGTCGCGATAACCCGCGCCAAGAAAACGCTGGGGCTTAGTTACGCAAATTCGCGCTTTTACAAAGGGCAGCGAACAAGACTGGAAAAGAGCAGATTTTTAAGCGAGGCCGGCGTTTGCAGCGGCAGTCTCATCATACAAACGCAAACGCAAACCGTCGGCGAATACAAAAAAGGCGACCTCGTTAAACACAAAATTTTCGGCATCGGGCGCGTGACGGCGGTAACGAAGATCAAAAAAGATCTCAAGCTAACGATAAATTTCGGCGGTATCAGCCGCGATATAATGTCCGGCTTCGTCGAAAAAGCGGTGTGA